The proteins below are encoded in one region of Microbispora sp. NBC_01189:
- a CDS encoding type II secretion system F family protein produces MSGPLPVPPDLLDPLVLLPGAMAGGGIFLLALAVYGVRPRPAAPDGRAKRAALLRTLSTRMAVALITGVLVLVVTGWPVIAGGAVLLVIAWRGLTGGAAEERTAMRRLEGLAAWTESLRDTIAGAAGLEQAIPSSIRAAAPTLQPHLRALVDRLHMRMPLSDALRIFADELDDTSADLVVAALILNSRLRGPGLRDVLSALAVSAREELDMRRRVEAERRSTRKSVQIVVGTALVFAGALVVFNRSYVEEYNSVLGQAVLVVVAGLFGAGFAWMRRLAHFDKPARILAPHPRAEVSQPQTRPPARPAPAGGTAGGLAAEGRTP; encoded by the coding sequence ATGAGCGGCCCGCTGCCCGTGCCCCCGGACCTGCTCGACCCGCTGGTGCTGCTGCCCGGCGCGATGGCCGGCGGCGGGATCTTCCTGCTCGCCCTGGCCGTGTACGGCGTGCGTCCCCGGCCCGCCGCCCCCGACGGCAGGGCGAAACGGGCGGCGCTGCTGCGCACGCTGTCCACCAGGATGGCGGTGGCCCTGATCACGGGGGTGCTGGTCCTGGTGGTGACGGGGTGGCCGGTCATCGCGGGAGGCGCCGTACTGCTGGTCATCGCCTGGCGCGGGCTCACCGGCGGCGCGGCCGAGGAGCGGACCGCGATGCGGCGGCTGGAGGGCCTCGCGGCCTGGACCGAGTCGCTACGGGACACGATCGCCGGCGCCGCGGGCCTGGAGCAGGCCATCCCGTCGTCGATCCGGGCCGCGGCCCCGACGCTGCAACCCCACCTGCGGGCGTTGGTCGACCGCCTGCACATGAGAATGCCGCTCTCGGACGCGTTGCGGATCTTCGCCGACGAGCTGGACGACACCTCCGCCGACCTCGTCGTGGCGGCGCTGATCCTCAATTCCCGGCTGCGCGGGCCGGGCCTGCGCGACGTGCTGTCGGCCCTGGCCGTCTCCGCCCGCGAGGAGCTCGACATGCGCCGCCGGGTGGAGGCCGAGCGCAGGTCCACCCGCAAGAGCGTGCAGATCGTCGTCGGCACCGCCCTCGTCTTCGCCGGCGCGCTCGTCGTGTTCAACCGGTCCTACGTGGAGGAGTACAACTCCGTGCTGGGCCAGGCCGTGCTGGTCGTCGTGGCCGGCCTGTTCGGCGCGGGCTTCGCGTGGATGCGGCGGCTCGCCCACTTCGACAAGCCCGCCCGGATCCTCGCCCCGCATCCCCGGGCCGAGGTCTCTCAGCCGCAGACCCGCCCCCCGGCGCGGCCGGCCCCCGCCGGAGGAACCGCCGGCGGTCTCGCGGCCGAAGGGAGGACGCCGTGA
- a CDS encoding type II secretion system protein, which produces MINTVLAGVVLGLGIFLLLRALFPARPGLLARLAALDQARDGTSVPRAPLIAAEEDVSEFRRTLGVRLARFYESRGWEVRSTKADLALLGRSFEGFLATKLLLGVSGLLAFPLLVGWLALMGWGGSLQVPLWSALVVSVVFFLLPDLQLKRDAAERRGDFRHAVGAFLDLVAMNLAGGRGVPEALMMAVSVGSPAAAPGALNGTLNGASTGTGSGAGSGAGNAAGPAPGANWAMERIREALANARIVGITPWQALGQLGDEINVDELRDLSAALGLVADDGAKVRSSLTARAATLRRRELAEVEGKAGERSQSMLVAQLLLCAGFVIFLTFPAAMKMLGA; this is translated from the coding sequence GTGATCAACACCGTGCTCGCCGGGGTGGTGCTCGGGCTCGGGATCTTCCTGCTGCTGCGCGCGCTGTTCCCGGCCCGGCCCGGCCTGCTCGCCCGGCTCGCCGCGCTCGACCAGGCCCGCGACGGCACGAGCGTGCCACGCGCTCCCCTGATCGCCGCGGAGGAGGACGTCAGCGAGTTCCGCCGTACGCTCGGCGTCCGGCTCGCCCGTTTCTACGAGAGCCGCGGCTGGGAGGTGCGCTCGACCAAGGCCGACCTCGCGCTGCTCGGCAGGTCGTTCGAGGGCTTCCTGGCGACGAAGCTGCTGCTGGGGGTCTCCGGCCTGCTGGCGTTTCCGCTGCTGGTCGGCTGGCTCGCGCTGATGGGGTGGGGGGGCTCGCTGCAGGTGCCACTGTGGTCGGCCCTGGTCGTCAGCGTGGTCTTCTTCCTGCTGCCCGACCTGCAGCTCAAGCGGGACGCCGCCGAACGGCGCGGGGACTTCCGGCACGCCGTGGGGGCCTTCCTCGACCTCGTGGCGATGAACCTCGCAGGCGGCCGGGGCGTCCCGGAGGCGCTGATGATGGCCGTCTCCGTCGGCAGCCCCGCCGCCGCGCCCGGCGCGCTCAACGGGACCCTGAACGGCGCCTCGACCGGCACCGGGAGTGGCGCCGGGAGCGGCGCCGGGAACGCGGCCGGGCCCGCCCCCGGCGCGAACTGGGCCATGGAGCGCATCCGCGAGGCGCTGGCGAACGCCCGGATCGTCGGCATCACCCCGTGGCAGGCACTCGGCCAGCTCGGCGACGAGATCAACGTCGACGAGCTGCGAGACCTCTCGGCCGCCCTCGGGCTGGTCGCCGACGACGGCGCCAAGGTGCGCTCGTCACTCACCGCACGGGCCGCCACCCTGCGCCGCCGCGAGCTCGCGGAGGTCGAGGGCAAGGCGGGCGAGCGGTCCCAGTCGATGCTCGTCGCCCAGCTCCTGCTGTGCGCGGGTTTCGTGATTTTCCTTACCTTTCCGGCAGCCATGAAGATGTTGGGGGCCTGA
- a CDS encoding TadE/TadG family type IV pilus assembly protein → MRRRRGEKGGERRGERRGERRGERGAAVIELAILMPIVLAIVFLIVQVALWFHGRQVADAAAREGARVARAAGSSDGWQDAAEGKARQIVQAIGPQLLRDAEAKAWEQGDQRGIEVTGDAVLVVPLLPEMAIHITSRFGGPVECFRPDDGSEGCE, encoded by the coding sequence GTGCGACGGCGGCGTGGCGAGAAGGGCGGCGAGCGGCGGGGTGAGCGGCGGGGTGAGCGGCGGGGTGAGCGGGGCGCGGCGGTGATCGAGCTCGCCATCCTGATGCCGATCGTGCTGGCGATCGTGTTCCTGATCGTCCAGGTCGCGCTCTGGTTCCACGGCCGTCAGGTCGCCGACGCCGCCGCCCGGGAGGGCGCGCGGGTCGCCAGGGCGGCGGGCTCCTCCGACGGCTGGCAGGACGCGGCGGAGGGCAAGGCCCGGCAGATCGTGCAGGCGATCGGCCCGCAACTGCTGCGCGACGCCGAGGCGAAGGCGTGGGAGCAGGGCGACCAGCGGGGCATCGAGGTCACCGGCGACGCCGTACTCGTGGTGCCGCTGCTGCCCGAAATGGCCATCCACATCACCTCGCGCTTCGGCGGGCCCGTCGAGTGTTTCCGCCCGGACGACGGCTCGGAGGGGTGCGAATGA
- a CDS encoding TadE/TadG family type IV pilus assembly protein yields MTVETVMLAPLFLLFLTFLVAAGRIVEAQGEVNGAARDAARAASVQRTLSEAESAANEAAESALSGECSPQVDMSGTEWQMSTDEHLAVVRATVTCELDLAILGFGAAKRMSGTSVVPLEQFRRVQK; encoded by the coding sequence ATGACGGTCGAGACGGTCATGCTCGCCCCGCTCTTCCTGCTGTTCCTGACGTTCCTGGTCGCGGCGGGCCGGATCGTGGAGGCGCAGGGAGAGGTGAACGGGGCCGCGCGTGACGCCGCGCGGGCCGCCTCGGTGCAGCGCACGCTGTCGGAGGCAGAGTCGGCCGCCAATGAGGCCGCCGAATCGGCCCTTTCCGGCGAATGCTCGCCACAGGTCGACATGTCCGGCACCGAATGGCAGATGAGCACCGACGAGCATCTCGCGGTCGTCCGCGCCACCGTGACCTGCGAGCTCGATCTGGCGATCCTCGGCTTCGGCGCGGCCAAGCGGATGTCGGGCACCTCGGTCGTGCCGCTGGAGCAGTTCCGGAGGGTGCAGAAATGA
- a CDS encoding pilus assembly protein TadG-related protein encodes MIPLARPTPQPAAAASRPGWPSACARPESPGAGARSARRAVRRRAAERGSMSVFVVLFSGAVFLLAGLLVDGGAAINARLKAADIAEQAARAAADQIDVETLRASGQVRLRADEGAVCGRAEEIATDRDAEGVRMTDCTVGGGQADVTVGVAVHWNAFFLSALGFAGSDMEAEATAAPDPGEE; translated from the coding sequence ATGATCCCTCTCGCTCGCCCCACCCCACAACCGGCCGCCGCCGCCTCGCGGCCGGGGTGGCCGAGCGCGTGCGCCCGGCCCGAGTCGCCGGGTGCCGGCGCGCGCAGCGCCCGCCGGGCCGTACGGCGGAGAGCGGCGGAGCGGGGCTCCATGTCGGTGTTCGTGGTCCTTTTCTCGGGGGCGGTGTTCCTGCTGGCCGGGTTGCTCGTGGACGGCGGGGCGGCCATCAACGCCCGGCTGAAGGCGGCCGACATCGCCGAGCAGGCCGCCCGCGCCGCCGCCGACCAGATCGACGTCGAGACCCTTCGAGCCTCCGGCCAGGTGCGCCTGCGCGCCGACGAGGGCGCGGTGTGCGGCCGGGCCGAGGAGATCGCGACGGACCGCGACGCCGAGGGCGTACGCATGACCGACTGCACGGTGGGTGGTGGCCAGGCGGACGTGACAGTGGGGGTGGCGGTCCACTGGAACGCCTTCTTCCTGTCCGCGCTCGGCTTCGCCGGCTCCGACATGGAGGCGGAGGCCACGGCCGCACCGGATCCGGGGGAGGAATGA
- a CDS encoding methylated-DNA--[protein]-cysteine S-methyltransferase, which produces MTEPMILTQIVPTPVGPLALLAHDGVLVAAGFTADPREMYARLSPSLRALPLREDDLGDAALAVREYLDGKIDALDRVPAEQPGTPTRQRLYEALRAVPAGTTVSYAVLAERAGLPRTAARAAGSACAQNLVAPFVPCHRVLPSTGGYGGYYYGPPVKEWLLAHESGATG; this is translated from the coding sequence GTGACAGAACCGATGATCCTCACCCAGATCGTGCCCACCCCCGTGGGCCCTCTCGCCCTGCTGGCCCACGACGGCGTGCTCGTCGCCGCGGGCTTCACCGCCGACCCCCGCGAGATGTACGCGCGGCTCTCGCCGTCCCTGCGGGCCCTCCCCCTGCGGGAGGACGACCTCGGCGACGCGGCGCTCGCCGTCCGCGAGTACCTCGACGGGAAGATCGACGCGCTCGACCGGGTCCCGGCCGAGCAGCCGGGCACCCCCACCAGGCAGCGCCTGTACGAGGCGCTGCGCGCCGTGCCCGCCGGGACCACCGTGTCGTACGCCGTGCTGGCCGAGCGGGCGGGGCTGCCCCGGACCGCCGCGCGGGCCGCCGGATCGGCCTGCGCGCAGAACCTCGTCGCGCCGTTCGTGCCGTGCCACCGCGTGCTGCCCTCGACCGGCGGGTACGGCGGCTACTATTACGGCCCGCCGGTCAAGGAGTGGCTGCTCGCCCACGAGTCCGGCGCGACCGGTTGA
- a CDS encoding AlkA N-terminal domain-containing protein, with protein MTTTRQLDFDACYLAVSARDSRFDGRFYTAVTTTGIYCRPICPARTPGRANVRFYRHAAAAEAAGFRPCRRCRPELSPGDPGWDVRADLVGRALRLIDDGVADDSGVAGLARRLHVTERHLHRLFAAELGAGPLAVARTRRLLLAKQLLTETTLPITDVAFAAGFGSVRQFNAAMKESYGFAPGELRKGNGPVGGGGHGGGQGGGHRSPASGLTLRLGHRQPYDAQSVLRFLAARAIPGVEAVRWAGADVAAYTRAVPGGSITLRPAADHVRLTVRTTEAHRLSPLVARCRRLLDLDADPGAVREILGRTSLAPLVEARPGLRVPGAYDGFEAAVRAVVGQQISVAGARTLLGRIAARAGVPAVTAVTAVTDPSPSSEAANETALLFPTADRLAGADLHGLGLTTRRTATIRALAEEVASGEIDLDGAGDPADTTARLLAIPGIGPWTASYIALRALRDPDAWPEGDLVLRRTMDRLGITAGESEEWRPWRAYAAVHLWSHTAQQTPASAHDTTGT; from the coding sequence GTGACCACCACACGACAGCTCGACTTCGACGCGTGCTACCTGGCCGTGTCCGCCCGGGACTCCCGCTTCGACGGGCGTTTCTACACGGCTGTCACGACCACCGGCATCTACTGCCGCCCGATCTGCCCGGCCCGCACCCCCGGACGGGCGAACGTCCGCTTCTACCGGCACGCCGCCGCGGCCGAGGCCGCCGGGTTCCGGCCCTGCCGCCGCTGCCGCCCGGAGCTCAGCCCGGGCGACCCCGGCTGGGACGTCCGCGCCGACCTGGTCGGCCGCGCGCTGCGGCTGATCGACGACGGCGTCGCCGACGACTCCGGCGTCGCGGGGCTGGCCCGGCGCCTCCACGTGACCGAGCGCCATCTGCACCGTCTGTTCGCCGCCGAGCTCGGCGCCGGGCCGCTCGCCGTCGCCCGCACCCGGCGGCTGCTGCTCGCCAAGCAACTGCTCACCGAGACCACCCTGCCGATCACGGACGTCGCGTTCGCCGCCGGGTTCGGGAGCGTACGGCAGTTCAACGCGGCCATGAAGGAGTCGTACGGCTTCGCGCCGGGTGAGCTGCGCAAGGGCAACGGGCCGGTCGGCGGCGGGGGTCACGGCGGGGGGCAAGGCGGGGGGCACCGCTCCCCCGCGAGCGGCCTGACGCTGCGGCTCGGCCACCGGCAGCCGTACGACGCGCAGTCGGTGCTGCGCTTCCTCGCGGCCCGGGCGATCCCGGGGGTGGAGGCAGTCCGCTGGGCGGGCGCGGACGTCGCGGCGTACACCCGAGCCGTGCCGGGCGGCTCGATCACCCTGCGGCCCGCCGCGGACCATGTCAGGCTCACCGTGCGGACCACCGAGGCCCACCGCCTGTCGCCGCTGGTGGCGCGGTGCCGCCGGCTGCTCGACCTGGACGCCGACCCCGGGGCGGTGCGGGAGATCCTCGGCCGCACGTCGCTGGCGCCACTGGTCGAGGCCCGGCCGGGACTGCGAGTCCCGGGAGCGTACGACGGGTTCGAGGCGGCTGTCCGGGCCGTCGTGGGGCAGCAGATCTCGGTGGCCGGGGCCCGCACGCTGCTCGGCCGCATCGCCGCCCGCGCCGGCGTCCCAGCCGTCACCGCCGTCACCGCCGTCACCGACCCGAGCCCTTCCTCGGAAGCGGCGAACGAGACCGCGCTGCTGTTTCCCACCGCCGACCGGCTGGCGGGAGCCGATCTTCACGGCCTCGGGCTCACCACCCGCAGGACCGCCACGATCAGGGCGCTGGCCGAGGAAGTCGCCTCCGGCGAGATCGACCTCGACGGCGCCGGAGACCCCGCCGACACCACGGCCAGGCTGCTGGCGATCCCCGGCATCGGCCCGTGGACCGCGAGCTACATCGCGCTGCGTGCGCTGCGCGACCCGGACGCCTGGCCCGAGGGCGACCTCGTGCTGCGCAGGACCATGGACCGGCTCGGCATCACGGCCGGCGAGAGCGAGGAGTGGCGGCCCTGGCGCGCGTACGCGGCGGTCCACCTGTGGAGCCACACCGCGCAGCAGACCCCGGCATCAGCCCACGACACGACAGGGACGTGA
- a CDS encoding NYN domain-containing protein, protein MAIPDFSAHGIAAKYAVLVDVGYLYAAAGEVLLGAKERKEYRVSADELIQALQKHVVQSISGELLRVYWYDAARDRVPTVDQRVIAQLPWVKVRLGNLNARGQQKGVDAQIRSDLEALARHHAVNDAVLIAGDEDMVPAVEAAQAYGVRVHLWGVEPPFGTNQAERLVWESDTVEILSADFLRPFFTRAPVPVSVPPAPSPAQVFAGRAKPMPPKTPVGQTSKLGPGRPHVEEVGEHVAQKWILTRGRDNIRDLLPGPILPTVIDTELLIEAEKELGHSLRPYPEARVWLRDGFWARVYREFDLGVGISSK, encoded by the coding sequence ATGGCCATCCCGGACTTCAGCGCACATGGGATTGCCGCGAAGTATGCCGTTCTGGTGGACGTGGGTTACCTTTACGCGGCCGCCGGTGAAGTTCTCTTAGGCGCCAAGGAGCGTAAGGAGTACCGCGTCTCCGCGGACGAGTTGATCCAGGCGCTGCAGAAGCACGTCGTGCAGAGCATCTCGGGTGAGCTGCTGCGGGTCTACTGGTACGACGCGGCACGCGACCGGGTGCCCACGGTGGACCAGCGGGTGATCGCCCAGCTGCCCTGGGTGAAGGTGCGGCTCGGCAACCTGAACGCCCGTGGTCAGCAGAAGGGCGTGGACGCGCAGATCCGCAGCGACCTGGAGGCGCTCGCCCGGCACCACGCCGTGAACGACGCCGTGCTGATCGCCGGAGACGAGGACATGGTGCCCGCCGTGGAGGCCGCCCAGGCCTACGGCGTGCGCGTCCACCTGTGGGGCGTCGAGCCGCCGTTCGGGACCAACCAGGCCGAACGGCTCGTCTGGGAGTCGGACACCGTCGAGATCCTGAGCGCCGACTTCCTGCGTCCGTTCTTCACCCGCGCTCCGGTGCCCGTGTCCGTCCCGCCCGCTCCGTCGCCCGCCCAGGTCTTCGCGGGCCGCGCCAAGCCGATGCCGCCGAAGACGCCGGTCGGCCAGACCTCCAAGCTGGGCCCGGGCCGGCCCCACGTGGAGGAGGTCGGCGAGCACGTCGCGCAGAAATGGATACTGACGCGCGGCCGGGACAACATCCGCGACCTGCTGCCCGGCCCGATCCTGCCCACAGTGATCGACACCGAACTGCTCATCGAGGCCGAGAAGGAACTCGGCCATTCCCTGCGGCCCTATCCCGAGGCCCGCGTGTGGCTGCGCGACGGCTTCTGGGCCCGGGTGTACCGCGAGTTCGACCTCGGGGTCGGCATCTCCAGCAAGTGA
- a CDS encoding acyl-CoA carboxylase epsilon subunit has translation MSAREPYLEIIRGDATPEETAALVAALVAALLARASVRTPREARPVTRGNWRYAGRGMRPAPPHGPGAWRSAFLPGSR, from the coding sequence GTGAGCGCTCGCGAGCCGTACCTGGAGATCATCCGGGGGGACGCCACCCCGGAGGAGACCGCCGCCCTGGTCGCCGCCCTGGTCGCCGCGCTCCTGGCCCGGGCGTCGGTGCGCACCCCCCGGGAGGCCCGGCCCGTCACCAGGGGAAACTGGAGGTACGCGGGGCGCGGCATGCGCCCGGCGCCGCCGCACGGCCCGGGGGCGTGGCGCTCCGCCTTCCTCCCCGGCAGCCGATAG
- a CDS encoding acyl-CoA carboxylase subunit beta: MSAERAHEIDIHTTAGKIADLERRLGEAAHAGSARAVDKQHAKGKMTARERVAAFLDEGSFVEFDELARHRATAFGLDRERPYGDGVVTGYGTVDGRPVAVFAQDFTVFGGSLGEVFGEKIVKVMDHALRTGCPVIGINDSGGARIQEGVVSLGLYAEIFKRNVHSSGVIPQISLIMGPCAGGAVYSPALTDFVLMVREKSHMFITGPDVIKTVTGEEVTFEELGGAHTHNSRSGVAHYEAADEQDCLDFARALLSFLPSNNMDDPPAFEAEAVLETTDEDRVLDTLIPDSANQPYDMHTVLEHVLDDGEFLEIHAGFAPNILVGFGRVEGRSVGVVANQPMSYAGTLDIAASEKAARFVRTCDAFNIPVLTFVDVPGFLPGTDQEWNGIIRRGAKLLYAYAEATVPLVTVITRKAYGGAYDVMGSKHLGADVNLAWPTAQIAVMGAQGAVNILYRRELAAADDPDTARARFVSEYEDTLANPYLAAERGYVDAVIRPSDTRVRIIRALRALRNKRAVLPPKKHGNIPL, encoded by the coding sequence ATGAGCGCGGAACGCGCCCACGAGATCGATATCCACACCACCGCCGGCAAGATCGCCGACCTGGAGCGGCGCCTCGGCGAGGCGGCCCACGCAGGCTCCGCGCGGGCGGTGGACAAGCAGCACGCCAAGGGCAAGATGACGGCCCGCGAGCGGGTCGCGGCCTTCCTCGACGAGGGCTCGTTCGTGGAGTTCGACGAGCTGGCCAGGCACCGGGCGACCGCCTTCGGCCTGGACCGCGAGCGCCCGTACGGCGACGGGGTCGTGACCGGGTACGGCACGGTGGACGGCCGCCCGGTCGCGGTGTTCGCGCAGGACTTCACCGTGTTCGGCGGCTCGCTGGGCGAGGTCTTCGGCGAGAAGATCGTCAAGGTGATGGACCACGCGCTCAGGACCGGCTGCCCGGTGATCGGGATCAACGACTCGGGCGGCGCGCGCATCCAGGAGGGCGTGGTCTCCCTCGGCCTGTACGCCGAGATCTTCAAGCGCAACGTGCACTCCTCCGGAGTGATCCCGCAGATCTCGCTGATCATGGGCCCGTGCGCCGGCGGCGCGGTCTACTCCCCCGCGCTGACCGACTTCGTCCTGATGGTCCGGGAGAAGTCGCACATGTTCATCACCGGGCCGGACGTCATCAAGACCGTCACCGGCGAGGAGGTGACGTTCGAGGAGCTGGGCGGGGCCCACACGCACAACTCCCGCAGCGGCGTCGCCCACTACGAGGCGGCCGACGAGCAGGACTGCCTCGACTTCGCCAGGGCGCTGCTGTCGTTCCTGCCGTCCAACAACATGGACGACCCGCCCGCCTTCGAGGCGGAGGCGGTCCTGGAGACGACCGACGAGGACCGGGTGCTCGACACGCTGATCCCCGACTCGGCCAACCAGCCGTACGACATGCACACGGTGCTCGAACACGTCCTCGACGACGGGGAGTTCCTGGAGATCCACGCGGGCTTCGCGCCGAACATCCTGGTCGGCTTCGGCCGGGTCGAGGGGCGTTCGGTGGGCGTCGTCGCCAACCAGCCGATGAGCTACGCCGGGACGCTCGACATCGCCGCCTCCGAGAAGGCCGCCCGGTTCGTCCGCACCTGCGATGCCTTCAACATCCCGGTGCTGACCTTCGTCGACGTGCCGGGATTCCTCCCGGGCACCGACCAGGAGTGGAACGGCATCATCCGGCGCGGCGCCAAGCTCCTCTACGCCTACGCCGAGGCGACCGTGCCGCTGGTCACCGTCATCACCCGCAAGGCGTACGGCGGGGCATACGACGTCATGGGGTCCAAGCACCTCGGCGCGGACGTCAACCTGGCCTGGCCCACCGCCCAGATCGCGGTGATGGGGGCGCAGGGCGCGGTCAACATCCTCTACCGGCGCGAGCTGGCCGCCGCCGACGACCCGGACACGGCGCGGGCGAGGTTCGTCTCCGAGTACGAGGACACGCTGGCCAACCCGTACCTGGCCGCCGAGCGCGGCTACGTGGACGCGGTGATCCGGCCGTCGGACACCCGGGTCCGGATCATCCGCGCGCTGCGGGCACTGCGCAACAAACGGGCTGTCCTGCCGCCGAAGAAGCATGGGAACATCCCGCTGTGA
- a CDS encoding ABC transporter ATP-binding protein, translating to MADAVRTQGLHKRFGRQVAVGGVDLVVPEGGFAGLVGPNGAGKTTTLSMITGLLRPDGGRIEIDGHDVWADPVAAKSRIGVLPEGLRLFERLSGRELLLYGGQLRGIPLDETGRRADELLRVMDLVEAQDKLVVDYSTGMRKKIGLAAALLHNPRVLFLDEPFEGVDPVSANTLAEVLRRYTASGSTVVFSSHVMDLVERLCDWVSVMNGGLVVAQGPLDDVRRGRTLNEAFLDLVGARGNGEEGLSWLGTSAS from the coding sequence ATGGCTGACGCCGTACGCACGCAGGGCCTGCACAAGCGCTTCGGGCGGCAGGTGGCCGTCGGCGGGGTCGACCTGGTGGTGCCGGAGGGCGGTTTCGCCGGCCTGGTCGGCCCCAACGGCGCGGGCAAGACGACGACGCTGAGCATGATCACCGGATTGCTGCGCCCCGACGGCGGGCGGATCGAGATCGACGGCCACGACGTGTGGGCCGATCCCGTCGCCGCGAAGTCGCGGATCGGCGTGCTGCCCGAGGGCCTGCGGCTGTTCGAACGGCTGTCCGGCCGCGAGTTGCTGCTGTACGGCGGCCAGTTGCGGGGCATCCCCCTGGACGAGACCGGCAGGCGCGCCGACGAACTTCTCAGGGTCATGGACCTGGTCGAGGCCCAGGACAAGCTGGTGGTCGACTACTCGACCGGCATGCGCAAGAAGATCGGCCTCGCGGCGGCGCTGCTGCACAACCCCCGCGTGCTGTTCCTCGACGAGCCGTTCGAGGGCGTCGACCCGGTCTCGGCCAACACGCTGGCCGAGGTGCTGCGCAGATACACCGCCTCGGGCTCCACCGTCGTCTTCTCCAGTCACGTGATGGATCTGGTCGAGCGATTGTGCGACTGGGTGTCGGTGATGAACGGCGGGCTCGTCGTCGCGCAGGGGCCGCTCGACGACGTACGGCGGGGCCGCACGCTCAACGAGGCGTTCCTCGACCTCGTCGGCGCGCGCGGCAACGGGGAGGAGGGCCTGTCGTGGCTGGGCACCTCGGCCTCCTGA